In the Nicotiana tabacum cultivar K326 chromosome 16, ASM71507v2, whole genome shotgun sequence genome, one interval contains:
- the LOC107797799 gene encoding protein ASPARTIC PROTEASE IN GUARD CELL 2-like, with protein MFVPLQKILVLLIVLIFLTATNTTAASEINNSTTAHAIFPYPTHENFNVQETISQFSTKIQTPHEKQEEDFHFDNENGEENGEEQKNWKLKLIHRDKLHFSNYFSNHSKMFEARMKRDIKRVSSLIHRITGGGVYRVEEFGSNVISGMDQGSGEYFVRIGVGSPARNQYMVIDSGSDIVWVQCQPCTQCYHQSDPVFDPSLSGSFAGVSCGSSVCNRVENSGCHAGRCKYEVLYGDGSYTRGTIAIETLTFGHSMVKNVAIGCGHSNSGMFTAAAGLLGLGGGSMSLVGQLGGQTGGAFSYCLVSRGTESTGSLEFGRGVLPVGAAWVPLIRNPLGPSFYYIGLTGLGIGGARIPISEDVFKITELGDGGVVMDTGTAVTRFPAAVYVAFRDAFVAETASLPRAPAISIFDTCYDLNGFVTVRVPTVSFFLMGGQILTLPARNFLIPVNDKGTFCFAFAPSASGLSIIGNIQQEGIQISFDGANGFVGFGPNIC; from the coding sequence ATGTTTGTCCCCTTACAAAAGATACTAGTTTTGTTAATTGTGCTCATTTTTCTTACTGCCACAAATACAACAGCTGCAAGTGAAATCAATAACTCAACTACAGCCCATGCAATATTCCCATATCCCACTCATGAAAATTTCAATGTTCAAGAAACCATTTCCCAATTTTCTACAAAAATCCAAACCCCACatgaaaaacaagaagaagactttcattttgataatgaaaatggtgaagaaaatGGAGAAGAACAGAAAAACTGGAAGCTCAAGTTAATTCACAGAGACAAATTACACTTTTCCAATTATTTCTCTAACCATAGCAAAATGTTTGAGGCTCGTATGAAAAGAGATATAAAAAGGGTGTCTAGTCTCATTCACAGAATCACTGGTGGTGGTGTGTATCGGGTCGAGGAATTCGGGTCGAATGTGATTTCGGGTATGGACCAAGGAAGTGGTGAATATTTTGTTAGGATTGGTGTAGGTAGTCCAGCTAGGAACCAATATATGGTTATTGATTCTGGCAGTGATATTGTTTGGGTACAGTGTCAGCCCTGTACCCAATGCTATCACCAATCCGACCCGGTATTTGACCCGTCTCTTTCCGGATCATTTGCCGGAGTGTCATGCGGTTCGTCGGTGTGTAATCGGGTTGAGAATTCGGGTTGCCATGCGGGTCGGTGCAAGTATGAGGTTCTATACGGTGATGGTTCATACACTAGAGGTACAATTGCTATTGAAACACTTACTTTTGGTCATAGTATGGTTAAAAATGTGGCTATTGGGTGTGGACATAGCAATAGTGGCATGTTTACTGCAGCTGCTGGTTTGTTGGGCCTTGGTGGTGGGTCCATGTCACTTGTGGGCCAACTTGGTGGGCAAACGGGTGGGGCATTTAGTTATTGTTTAGTGAGTCGGGGCACCGAATCAACCGGGTCGCTTGAGTTCGGTCGCGGAGTATTACCCGTGGGTGCAGCATGGGTACCGTTGATCCGAAATCCACTAGGCCCGAGTTTTTACTATATCGGATTAACGGGTCTTGGAATTGGAGGTGCTCGAATACCAATATCAGAGGATGTATTTAAGATAACCGAGCTCGGAGATGGTGGAGTGGTCATGGACACTGGAACGGCCGTGACACGGTTTCCTGCAGCAGTGTATGTGGCGTTTCGAGATGCATTCGTAGCCGAAACCGCCAGCCTTCCTCGGGCACCCGCAATCTCAATATTCGACACGTGTTATGATCTAAACGGGTTCGTAACGGTTCGGGTACCAACCGTCTCATTTTTCCTCATGGGTGGGCAAATACTAACCCTTCCAGCTAGAAACTTTCTAATTCCAGTGAATGACAAGGGTACATTTTGCTTTGCATTTGCTCCATCAGCATCAGGACTTTCCATTATAGGAAACATCCAGCAAGAAGGCATCCAAATTTCTTTTGATGGAGCAAATGGTTTTGTGGGATTTGGTCCTAATATTTGCTAg